In the Nitrospirota bacterium genome, one interval contains:
- a CDS encoding phosphate ABC transporter ATP-binding protein, whose translation MVMSHDDIFETVGSPLLNDGRIKISCRNVNVYYGEKRAIKDVSVDIAEKEVTSFIGPSGCGKSTFLRCINRMNDTIKDCRVEGEITIDRENIYDRNMDPVLLRARIGMVFQKPNPFPKSIYKNVAYGPSIHGLARNKSELDEIVITSLERAGLFKEVKDQLDHPGTSLSGGQQQRLCIARAISVHPEIILMDEPCSALDPIATAKIEELINELRRNYTIIIVTHSMQQAARVSQRTAFFHLGSLVEVDDTNAIFVNPEHRLTQDYITGRYG comes from the coding sequence ATGGTAATGTCACATGATGATATTTTTGAAACAGTCGGCAGTCCCCTGCTCAACGACGGGAGAATAAAGATCTCCTGCAGAAACGTGAATGTGTATTACGGCGAGAAACGCGCGATCAAGGACGTCAGCGTTGATATAGCGGAAAAAGAGGTCACATCATTTATCGGTCCCTCCGGCTGCGGGAAATCCACCTTCCTCCGCTGCATTAACCGTATGAACGATACGATCAAAGACTGCAGGGTTGAAGGTGAAATTACAATCGACCGGGAAAATATTTATGACAGGAACATGGACCCGGTGCTGCTTCGGGCGCGCATAGGGATGGTCTTTCAGAAACCCAACCCTTTTCCCAAGTCAATTTACAAGAACGTGGCATACGGGCCGAGCATTCACGGGCTGGCACGGAACAAGTCCGAACTCGATGAAATAGTCATTACGAGCCTTGAGAGGGCAGGCCTTTTCAAAGAAGTGAAAGACCAGCTTGACCATCCCGGCACAAGCCTCTCAGGCGGGCAGCAGCAGAGGCTTTGCATCGCGCGCGCCATATCGGTGCATCCGGAGATAATCCTGATGGACGAGCCCTGCTCGGCGCTTGACCCGATCGCTACGGCGAAGATTGAGGAATTGATCAATGAACTGCGCCGGAATTATACGATCATAATAGTGACCCATTCGATGCAGCAGGCTGCGCGCGTGTCCCAGAGGACCGCGTTCTTTCATTTAGGCAGCCTTGTTGAGGTCGATGACACGAACGCGATATTTGTTAATCCCGAACACCGGCTTACGCAGGATTATATTACCGGCCGTTATGGATAA
- a CDS encoding PstS family phosphate ABC transporter substrate-binding protein, producing the protein MKTVFGKALTAISAAVALLLSALGTSSAAGRDYISVVGSSTVYPFSTVVAEQFGKTTRYKTPKIESTGSGGGLKLFCAGVGVEYPDIANSSRRIKSSEVELCAKNGVKEITEVKIGYDGIVFANSKKAQRIKVSRKDIFLALAKDIPSGVGESLIPNPNKTWKDVNPSLPNIKIEVLGPPPTSGTRDAFAELAMEGGCTAFGWIKDLGKKDEKRYKAICHGIREDGAYVEAGENDVLIVRKLEANPNTFGVFGFSFLDQNADKIQGSIVDGVEPAFENIADGKYPVSRPLYFYVKKAHVGMIPGIKEYINEFTSDKACGENGYLIDKGLIPMPDKEKEKFRKDGKDLTDLSL; encoded by the coding sequence ATGAAAACAGTTTTTGGCAAGGCTCTCACAGCAATATCCGCAGCAGTGGCCCTGCTTTTGTCCGCGCTCGGAACTTCGAGCGCCGCAGGCCGTGACTACATCAGCGTAGTCGGATCATCAACCGTATACCCTTTTTCAACTGTGGTTGCCGAGCAGTTCGGTAAAACAACCAGGTATAAAACGCCCAAAATAGAATCAACAGGTTCCGGCGGAGGATTGAAGCTTTTCTGCGCAGGAGTCGGTGTTGAATATCCGGACATTGCCAATTCATCCCGCCGCATTAAATCATCGGAAGTTGAGCTGTGCGCAAAAAACGGGGTAAAAGAAATAACGGAAGTAAAGATAGGTTATGACGGCATCGTCTTTGCCAACTCAAAAAAAGCGCAAAGGATAAAGGTGAGCCGCAAGGACATCTTTCTTGCATTAGCCAAGGACATCCCGTCGGGCGTCGGCGAATCACTTATCCCTAATCCCAACAAGACATGGAAAGACGTTAATCCTTCCCTGCCGAACATCAAGATAGAAGTGCTCGGCCCTCCGCCGACATCCGGCACAAGGGATGCCTTTGCAGAGCTTGCCATGGAAGGCGGGTGCACGGCCTTCGGATGGATAAAGGATTTGGGAAAGAAGGATGAAAAGAGATACAAGGCGATCTGCCATGGAATCCGTGAGGACGGGGCATATGTAGAAGCAGGCGAAAACGATGTGCTGATAGTCAGAAAGCTTGAGGCCAACCCCAATACCTTCGGCGTATTCGGTTTTTCATTCCTTGACCAGAATGCCGACAAGATACAGGGCAGTATAGTAGACGGCGTAGAGCCGGCATTTGAAAACATCGCAGACGGCAAGTACCCTGTTTCAAGGCCGCTTTACTTTTATGTTAAAAAAGCCCATGTCGGCATGATCCCCGGGATCAAGGAATACATCAATGAATTTACCAGCGATAAGGCCTGCGGCGAAAACGGATATCTCATTGACAAGGGGCTTATTCCCATGCCGGACAAAGAAAAAGAGAAATTCAGAAAGGACGGCAAAGACCTGACAGACCTGTCTTTGTAA
- a CDS encoding PAS domain-containing protein → MKSIFKRIFIIYLAVFLLSLVFIELYVTDVVRTDYISNLTESLSTQAGLIAEGSLFDEARLPDEFCINAKEKTGARVTAVDNAGNVLCDSDKDASSMENHGSRPEIMQALASGTGSARRYSDTLGYDLLYVAKRIITEDNVKGFIRMSVNLNDVDAAVNGLRFKINLAVLFIFLLSGLVIVWQTEKIRKFVGQITEYAGALEQGLFRKKLYMKDAGEFTEIAESLNEMASELKLNIEKKEKEANRLNVVLKSIPDALLLINPLGNIDLSNNAAVKMFGMSGRNKRPFMEVVRNPALINLIDGVKKNRLPASAEIVMDFPEERHLSVSASPLFYNEGELAGIVAIFHDTTALRRLEEVRKDFIANVSHEIKTPVTAISGFADALLDGALQEKENAEKFIRTIRANSGRLNRLVDDLLTLSKIESGAIKISRAEVDINQIIDSVIETLKARADAKGLFLARPAGAAQVSLNADRGRLEQILLNLADNALKFTEKGGVEIGVSSEDGKNYIFVRDTGIGIPENSLSRLGERFFRVDPSRSREMGGTGLGLAIVKHLVKAHGWEMKIESEAGKGTAVKIYHS, encoded by the coding sequence ATGAAAAGCATCTTTAAAAGAATATTCATTATTTATCTCGCAGTTTTTTTGCTCTCCCTTGTATTTATTGAGCTGTACGTTACCGATGTTGTCCGCACCGATTATATATCCAACCTTACAGAAAGCCTTTCCACGCAGGCAGGCCTTATAGCGGAAGGCTCTCTTTTTGACGAGGCGCGCCTTCCTGATGAATTCTGTATAAATGCAAAGGAGAAGACCGGGGCGAGGGTAACGGCCGTAGATAATGCGGGGAATGTCCTCTGTGATTCTGACAAAGATGCCTCTTCAATGGAGAATCACGGCAGCCGGCCGGAGATAATGCAGGCGCTTGCTTCAGGCACAGGTTCAGCAAGGCGTTATAGTGATACGCTTGGATATGACCTCCTCTATGTCGCTAAAAGGATAATAACAGAAGATAATGTGAAAGGGTTCATCAGGATGTCTGTCAACCTCAATGACGTGGATGCTGCGGTGAACGGCCTGAGGTTCAAGATCAATCTCGCGGTGCTATTCATCTTTCTGCTCTCCGGGCTGGTCATCGTATGGCAGACCGAAAAGATAAGGAAATTTGTCGGACAGATCACGGAATATGCAGGCGCTCTTGAACAGGGCCTCTTCAGGAAGAAACTTTACATGAAAGACGCCGGAGAATTTACTGAGATAGCTGAGAGCCTGAATGAGATGGCCTCTGAACTAAAGCTCAATATAGAGAAGAAGGAGAAGGAAGCCAACAGGCTTAATGTGGTGCTTAAAAGCATCCCTGATGCGCTTCTTCTGATAAATCCCCTTGGGAATATTGATCTTTCAAACAATGCCGCTGTCAAAATGTTCGGGATGTCAGGCCGTAACAAAAGGCCTTTCATGGAGGTTGTCAGGAATCCGGCCCTGATTAATCTGATAGATGGCGTCAAGAAGAACCGTCTCCCTGCATCTGCAGAGATAGTCATGGATTTTCCTGAAGAGAGGCATCTTTCAGTGAGCGCCTCCCCGCTGTTTTATAATGAGGGAGAACTGGCCGGCATAGTCGCAATATTCCATGACACAACAGCGCTAAGGAGGCTTGAAGAGGTGAGGAAAGACTTTATCGCTAACGTTTCGCATGAGATAAAGACACCGGTAACAGCGATAAGCGGGTTCGCTGACGCGCTTCTTGACGGAGCGCTTCAGGAGAAGGAGAACGCGGAGAAATTCATAAGGACGATAAGGGCGAACAGCGGCAGGCTGAACAGGCTGGTTGATGACCTGCTTACTCTCTCAAAGATCGAATCGGGAGCGATAAAGATCAGCAGGGCAGAGGTTGATATCAATCAAATCATTGACAGTGTGATCGAAACACTTAAGGCGAGGGCTGACGCAAAGGGGCTTTTCCTGGCCAGGCCTGCCGGAGCAGCGCAGGTTTCACTTAATGCCGACCGGGGCAGGCTTGAGCAGATACTTCTTAACCTTGCGGACAACGCACTGAAGTTCACTGAAAAGGGCGGGGTTGAGATCGGCGTTTCTTCAGAAGACGGGAAAAATTATATATTTGTCAGGGATACCGGCATCGGGATTCCTGAAAATTCTCTCTCCCGCCTGGGCGAGAGGTTCTTCAGGGTCGACCCTTCACGCTCAAGAGAGATGGGCGGCACAGGCCTCGGCCTCGCGATCGTCAAACACCTTGTAAAGGCGCATGGATGGGAGATGAAGATAGAGAGCGAAGCCGGCAAAGGCACAGCCGTAAAGATATATCATTCATAA
- the pstA gene encoding phosphate ABC transporter permease PstA gives MSRAELNSHEARLQLIKSKLKWRYAKENIFRASGVIAILSALAMLAILFISIIGSGYSAFQQTFIRLEITFAQDVIDPGHGKDPEILSQADYGALVKTALGSIFPDVSERREKRDLNSIVSSGAAFQLREMVMEDPGLIGTTQQVWLPADDDVDMYIKGHIKIEAEGSGRINENTVRWINALAEQKSLRKKFNTAFFTGGDSREPELAGIWGAVVGSFYTMIVTLLLSFPLGVATAVYLEEFAPKNIWTDIIEVNINNLAAVPSIVFGLLGLAVFLNFFGLPRSAPLVGGLVLTLMTLPTIIIASRASLLAVPPSIRAGALGVGASRMQAVLHHVLPLALPGMLTGTIIGMARALGETAPLLMIGMVAFIVDIPAGAFDKATVLPVQIYLWADSPERAFVERTSATIMVLLAFLLIMNAIAVILRKKFERRW, from the coding sequence ATGAGTAGAGCGGAGCTGAACAGCCACGAAGCCAGGCTGCAATTAATAAAATCAAAGCTGAAATGGCGTTATGCCAAAGAGAATATATTCAGGGCATCAGGGGTCATTGCGATACTATCGGCATTAGCGATGCTGGCAATACTTTTCATATCGATCATCGGGAGCGGATATTCAGCCTTTCAGCAGACATTTATCAGGCTTGAGATCACGTTTGCTCAGGACGTGATCGACCCTGGCCATGGGAAAGACCCGGAGATACTCTCTCAGGCTGATTACGGCGCACTGGTCAAGACAGCCCTGGGCAGCATATTTCCCGACGTATCGGAGAGGCGCGAAAAGCGTGATCTCAACTCCATCGTCAGCTCCGGAGCTGCCTTTCAGTTACGTGAAATGGTCATGGAAGATCCCGGGCTTATCGGGACAACTCAACAGGTATGGCTTCCCGCGGACGACGATGTTGATATGTATATCAAGGGGCATATCAAGATCGAAGCAGAGGGTTCAGGCCGCATTAACGAAAACACGGTGAGGTGGATCAATGCTCTGGCAGAACAGAAATCGCTCAGGAAGAAATTCAATACGGCGTTTTTTACAGGCGGCGACTCCCGCGAACCCGAGCTTGCAGGGATATGGGGCGCGGTGGTGGGCTCATTTTATACAATGATTGTGACCCTGCTGTTGTCATTTCCGCTGGGGGTTGCAACAGCCGTTTACCTTGAGGAGTTCGCGCCCAAGAATATCTGGACGGACATCATCGAGGTGAATATCAATAACCTTGCAGCCGTGCCTTCCATCGTATTCGGCCTGCTCGGGCTTGCGGTATTCCTGAATTTTTTCGGATTGCCCCGTTCTGCGCCACTTGTCGGCGGGCTCGTTCTCACTCTTATGACGCTTCCCACTATAATCATTGCTTCACGCGCATCCCTTCTCGCGGTCCCGCCTTCCATAAGGGCCGGGGCTCTCGGTGTCGGCGCCTCAAGGATGCAGGCGGTTCTGCATCATGTGCTGCCGCTTGCGCTTCCGGGAATGCTGACAGGCACGATCATCGGCATGGCCCGCGCCCTGGGTGAAACAGCGCCGCTGCTTATGATCGGCATGGTGGCCTTCATTGTCGACATCCCTGCGGGCGCATTTGACAAGGCAACCGTACTTCCTGTACAAATATACCTCTGGGCCGACAGTCCGGAAAGGGCCTTTGTCGAGCGCACATCAGCCACAATAATGGTGCTGCTTGCCTTCCTTTTGATAATGAATGCCATAGCGGTTATTCTTCGGAAAAAGTTCGAGCGGAGGTGGTAG
- the pstC gene encoding phosphate ABC transporter permease subunit PstC produces the protein MNNLSLLSVVVVLSVFGYFLGRKRSVVAVSGEIRKLHSLPGYYGMFVALWCGLPALLVLAVWTASQASVITSLVVSGLPHEFQSLPAQQLSLVINDIRNIADGIIVSGTQDQALYAAAKHYNRLKVTGFLAALAVILSVCIAGLGLSKRHIVPSMRARVKVERTITVLMVLCSMVAIFTTVGIVLSVLFESMRFFNQISVADFLFGLKWSPQMAIRSDQVGAAGSFGIAPLLTGTLMISGIAMFVAVPIGLMSAIYMSEYATDRVRTVAKPVLEILAGVPTVVYGFFAALTVAPFLRDIGAGMGLDVSSESALAAGLVMGIMIIPFISSLSDDVINAVPQSLRDGSMGIGATKSETVLKVVLPAALPGIVGSILLGVSRAIGETMIVVMAAGLTANMTANPLNAVTTFTVQIVTLLIGDQEFDSPKTLAAFALGLILFIITLCLNIIALYVVRRYREQYE, from the coding sequence ATGAATAATTTATCACTTCTATCAGTTGTCGTTGTCCTGTCGGTCTTCGGTTATTTTCTGGGGCGTAAACGTTCTGTTGTTGCAGTAAGCGGTGAGATCAGGAAACTCCATTCCCTGCCCGGATATTACGGCATGTTTGTGGCACTGTGGTGCGGCCTGCCGGCTCTTTTGGTCCTTGCTGTATGGACAGCCTCACAGGCATCGGTTATAACATCACTGGTTGTATCCGGCCTGCCCCATGAATTTCAGTCACTGCCTGCCCAACAACTCTCTCTTGTTATCAACGATATCAGAAATATTGCAGACGGGATCATCGTCAGCGGGACACAGGATCAGGCCCTTTATGCCGCGGCAAAGCATTATAACCGCCTCAAGGTCACAGGGTTTCTGGCCGCCCTGGCAGTGATCTTGTCAGTGTGTATAGCAGGATTGGGGCTTAGTAAAAGACATATCGTCCCCTCGATGCGGGCGCGTGTCAAGGTTGAGCGGACGATCACCGTTCTGATGGTGCTGTGTTCCATGGTTGCCATATTTACAACAGTCGGCATTGTGCTATCTGTTTTATTTGAGTCCATGCGATTTTTCAATCAGATATCTGTTGCCGATTTTCTGTTCGGCCTGAAATGGAGCCCCCAGATGGCAATTCGTTCTGACCAGGTGGGGGCGGCAGGCTCCTTCGGGATAGCGCCGCTTTTGACAGGCACTTTGATGATATCCGGGATCGCCATGTTTGTTGCCGTACCCATAGGGCTTATGTCCGCGATCTATATGTCGGAGTATGCGACCGACAGGGTAAGGACGGTTGCGAAACCTGTCCTGGAGATACTTGCCGGCGTCCCTACCGTTGTGTATGGTTTTTTTGCCGCTTTGACCGTAGCGCCGTTTTTAAGGGATATCGGTGCCGGCATGGGACTGGATGTTTCATCCGAAAGCGCATTGGCTGCCGGCTTGGTCATGGGGATCATGATCATACCTTTTATATCTTCTCTTTCAGACGACGTGATCAATGCCGTGCCCCAAAGCCTGCGTGACGGGTCCATGGGAATAGGCGCAACCAAATCGGAGACGGTCCTGAAGGTCGTCCTTCCCGCAGCTTTGCCGGGGATCGTCGGGAGTATACTGCTCGGGGTATCGCGCGCCATCGGAGAGACAATGATCGTTGTAATGGCTGCCGGCCTCACAGCCAATATGACAGCTAATCCTCTTAATGCGGTGACGACCTTTACCGTTCAGATCGTGACCCTCCTGATAGGCGACCAGGAATTCGACAGCCCGAAGACCCTGGCGGCATTTGCCCTCGGACTGATACTTTTCATCATAACGCTATGCCTGAATATTATCGCTTTATATGTAGTAAGGAGATACAGGGAGCAGTATGAGTAG